AGAAACTGAGAACAAAGATGTAgcatataaaaatctctgggacagtatgaaagtTCTAGGAGGAAAGTTTACACCATTTAgtgccttcatttaaaaaaagtagaaagattcCCAAATAAGTAATCTAATGCTATacctcaaggccttagaaaaggaagaacaaaataatGCCCAAAtcagtagaaaacaaaaaataattaagatagagtcaaagggctgaagatatagctcagttggtagtatttccctcgaatgcacaaggccctgggttcaatccccagcaccccctccaaaaaaaaaaaatcaaatcaacagTTGAGCAAGGAACAGTGGCCCACTCCTGTCATGccagcggcttgggagactgaggcaggcaaattgctagttcaaagccagcctcagcaacttaatgaggccctaaaaaactcagtgagatccctgtctctaaataaaatacaaaaaagggctgggggtgtggctcagtggttaagtgccccagggttcaatcctcaggtaccaaaataaataaataaaataaaataaatagtcaaatgttttctctcatatgcagaaactagaacaaaataaaggGAAGAGGGCAGGGAGGTCAGGGATCATGAGAATAGAGGGAAGATCAGTACAATAGAaggaggctgagggggagggagaaaatgcagaatgaatttgacaaaatcacttgatatgcatgtataaatatatcacagtgaattccacctttatgtatatctatataccagcaattaaaaataaatagataaataactaGAAGGAAGACTActagagcagaggaaggaaaacagaggaagagaggaagggaggaagtaagagagagaagaggcaccggggactgaaatggagcaaatcaaATTTCAGACATGTATGgtcatgtcaaaataaacctccaaattatgtataattataatgcactaatacaagcataataaaaattataaggaagTTAATAGTTTAGAATTATAGATATAGTTCAGGTGATCTTGGATTTAGGGGGAAATATCAAACCGGACCTAAGTACAGGAGTGAGCCACTAGATGGTGGCATTGGAGCTTGTAATAAAGGCCAGGAGAGCATTCACAGCAGCATTGGAGACCTGTTCTGGAAAATTTCTTGTAAACCCATAGCTGACACTCCTGCCATGTTGCCTATAGCTCCTTGGCATCTGTATTCTGACCAAGTCAGGTGTCCTGGCCTTCCACTGATTCTGGGAGGCCATCACTATGCTTCAGTAAGATTCTCCAGTAAACAAAATATAAGCTTACTAGGATTTTCAGtaacaaaaaaaagggggaagggctggagatatagcttggttggtacagtgtttgcctcacacacacaaggccctgggttcaatccccagcatccccctcaaaaaataagcggggggtgggggaatatattattttaaaaattttccctaaGTTCAAGAAAGATTGGGAACTTTCTTCAAAAATGGTctaatgctgcagtctggctgggcacaaataactgggAGGTCATGAGCCACTTGTAGATTCCAGGAGGAACGAACTTTATTCCAGCATCTACGGGAACTCcgcaagaactcaaaagtagcgggcacctgaGGTAGCAGGAACCGccttattgccggacagcagagatttatatacacaactgaatacacagcttgtttcaatttagcatcatccagttacagcaatcagtcattatcttaataattatacacagcttaacttaattatcatcatcttaatggcttgctggcgttacttctcacccactccttctggcaaaatgccaggcaccatcttgacttggttgtggctctcaacagtctaATAAAAGTTTAACAAAATTAACAGAAAAGCATATACATTCATCCCTTCATATATCGTGGTAAAAATTCTAAATGCCAAGGATAAAGATCTCAtgtaatctgggctggggatgtggctcaagcggtagcacgctcgcctggcatgcgtgtggcccgggtttgatcctcagcaccacattcaaacaaagatgttgtgtccgccgaaaaccaaaaaataaataaataaataaatataaaaatgctctctctctcttaaaaaaaaaaaaatctcatgtaaTCTGCCTTGTATTTAGTTTTACTTGGGCCCTGTcacccctttcccttttcctattcctGAGGGATTGTAAATATCTACCTTATGCCTGTCCCACTGACATATTTTGGAAGCACATTAACATGCTTGGTCTCCTAGATTCACAGCTGAAGAGCAATTTGCCTCAGAATGAATGATCACTTGAATTTTACCCAAATTAGATTTAGATATTTGCTTTTAGCCTTATAGACTTAAAGGTGATGCTGGAACAAGTTGACTTTGGGGGCTATTATGATGCATTTTGCATGTGAAAAAGGGGTCAGGGTGCAATCATTAGATTAAATGTTTGTGTACCTCAAACTCACATCTTGAAATCTAATGGTATTTGGAGGCAATTAGGTTATGAGGGTGAAGCTCTTATGAATATCGGTGCCCTTATAAAACATAacagaggggctgaggttgtagctcagtggtagagcacttacctccagcacgtgaggccctgggttcgatcctgaacaccacatagaaataaataagtaaaaatattgtgttcatctacaacttaaaaaaaaagacaaaacaaaaacaacaacaacaacaacaacaaaaaacacataaCAGAGAGCCGGGTGCCAGGTGTAGtggcgcatgccaggcgagcacgctaccgcttgagccacatccccagccctatatataaGACTTATATAGGTgatgttttatttattggtaccagggattgacctcaggtgcatttgaccactgagctaaatccccagccctattttaaataCTAGATAAATACTAGATAAATTTAtctagtattttctattttattttgagacagggtctcactgagttgcttagcaccttgccattgctgagtcttgctttgaacttgttatcctcctgtctcagcctccagagctgctgggattacatgcattcGACACGGTGCCCTGCTATAGGTGATGTATTTTCTGTGCATTACAGATAATGTTATTTGTCCCTAAATTTTTTCTCCCTTATCATTGaataatatatacacattaaCTTGGGTAAATGCATGAAAATTTTTCCAATATTTAGCTTTAGTAACTTAtcttattatttgtaattttggcCGACTTGGACCCAGAGATTTAACCACCAAAGATGGAGCATTCTTCTATgtaaagagaaatatttgaaaaaaagagaTGGGGGGGTtattgggggttgaactcagaggcacttgaccactgagccacatcaccaaccctattttgtattttatttggagacagggtctcactgagttgctcagagcctcatcattgctgaggctgactttgaaatcaagatcgtcctgcctcagcctcccgagcagctggcaTTACAAGTGTACACTACCATACCTAGCAAGAGATTCTTTATTTACAACATGGATATGCATCATCAAAAGGTCTACTAATACACAATTTAAAAGGACAATGGACATTAATTGatacaaatatattaaagacataaaagaaaaagcTACTTCCAGAGGTCACACACTATGTGATTCtacttgtatatatatttttttctttcctgtactgagactgaatccaggggtgccctgccactgggctacatccccagccctttttattttgagacagttcttgctaagttgatcagtctagcctggaacttgtgatccttctgcctcagcctcctgtgtggctgggattacaagcatgtgtggGAGGCCACCATCTCATGTGACTAGCATTTTCCCCTCCTGATCGGTTTGAGGCACTGTCGGTCACTCCGGGTGATCTGGCTACTTTTAAGTGGCTGAAGACAGTAGCCCCGATCTTAAGGGTACTAAAAATGCAGccaaatgtgtcttcatgcatagACATGCATTCCTACAATCCCATGGGTCGAGCTACACTTGCCTGTCCTTTGTGATAAGTACCCCTTGGCTCTGTTTGGgacagaatgttccatggaaatgccctttgtgtgtccccttctcttgctctgcctttgggtgtggccttcctggatgtcagtcaacctgctgacagcaaaCATCATGAAGCTAGATTCAATCCCTTGAAACCTGACcacttgcctcatttgaatggcttctcctcaatttAAGGGGTCAGCACTCACTCGCTCTCCCCCCGCCCCGACCCTTAAGATCAGAGGAGCCTTCAcaggacccccaaagaaaaaagtaTCTCTGTCTCATGTGTGGTTATTTATGCAGcacagttcccctggagtgaccctgagtgtttttgtcGCCAGGAACATGACAAGCATGCACCATTACACCCAACTTAGGCAACATAttcaaagaacaaaatggaacagattagggctggagttgtggctcagtgttagaatgtttgcctagcacatatgaggcacaaggttcaactctcagcaccacattaaaaatacataaataaaataaaggcattgtgtccatctgctgagggccattaccaagtaaaaatgacgcatcgaaatttccttgtcaagcgtaccccatgctgcttagaggacattcgatgggacattgcatgcatgctttaataaggtgaccttgctcaaggaccaaggcggatccaggtttagagctgatcaggtttgaggaagtaaccggctccttgagtttaaggcgttgccagtttaagacaatgggttttagggaagttggaggttgaagattattgctgggattagggtgttcctgctgcttgttcccgttgagttctcatgagattaaaatgggatttggagatagccgtggagtaggtgaattgtgcgggcagacggcagaacgcgattgcccctggacctgtgtggaggcggtgtgagattgggaataaagaattgctgcttgaacctacaaaggtgtgtggtggctcgtgattctggtgccaagccgagaccttggcatccatccataatttaaaatctacaactttaaaaaaatggaacagATTAGTGATTTCCAAAGAATGGGAACATTTTGGTCCAACTATAAAGGTGTGGCACCATAAAGGCAcagcacttaaaaacagcataaggggctagggttgtggctcagtggtagagcacttgcttggcatgtgtgagacactgggttccatccatataaaaataaataaattaaatgaatgtaTTGTGACtgtctacaactaattttttttttaaatacagcatAAGGGGCATACACACCAACCAGTGCATGTAAAAATTGGTGCAATTTAAATAAAGCTAGTTATTAGTCTAGTTAATGTTTTACAGAGATCACTTCCTGAGTTTATTGTCCTGTAGTTATATAAGGTGTTGTCCTAGGGGAAGCTAGGTGAAGGGTACATGGAATTCTGCTACATTTGCAATATTCTGAGAGTCTaggtttattaaaataataaggaGTTGGGTGAGGGGCAAGAAACACtagcttattaaatattttcttatctttgaaaacaaaaccatCTGCTGACTATTCATGGTCTCATATGTTGCTTCCTTTAATCCTCCTGATGTCTTGTAAATATTATAAACTCATATTCCTTGAAATTGAGAGTAAGATAAGTAATTCGTCCACGGCACAGTTACTCTTAGAGATAGCATTTGAGTCCATAATGTTGTATACTCCACTTATGGGTTTTTAAACTCAATCCTGATTGGTCTCACTTATATGACACCATAAGCTATTCTTTTCTTTGACAAAATTTAGAAGATTTTATAGTTGTCattttctgcttaaaaaaaaaaaagagactctcAAATTCCTGTGGGGTAAACAGCAAAACAGTTAAGGGGAATCATCTATGGTTGGAAGCGCACATGTACGGGCAGCATATGTATACAATTACAATCGTTAAGGTAAAAATGTAAAGTATTAAAGTGGAAAAACAATGTATTATTAATACAGGTTAAGCGATGTCTGAAAATTACACAATCGGGGATTTAATAAAATTCTTGGGCATCACTCAACTATTAAATCTGATTTCTCGGTATCTCCACTTCCAAGATCTTGTTATGCTTTGCCAAGAATTCTAAGAAAGGGGAGCCACTTAGAATGCACAATCAAGGATGCCAATGGTGACAGCTCACAGGATCTTCCACAGTGGCACATGGAGAGGTGTGATATGTCTCAGAACCAGACCGCCCCAGCCCGCGGGGGCTGGGGACGATCATCAGGGTTCACATATTCCTTCCATCGCACCCGAAGCTGCAGGCAAGCCTGGCGTCTTCTGGCAGTTGCGGTCACTCCATAAAGGCCACTCGGCCAGGCTTCTTACCACTGCTCTAGGGCACGGAGCAACCTGGCGTCCTGACTTGTACCCTCGGGTCCTCTCCCCCTACTGGCCCACACAGCAGCAGACCCCACAGCGCGAAGTCCCACAGCGAACTTAACTACACCCACGGAGCCTTAAATGCTGCCAAGAGTACCGCCCCGCGGCCATCGCTGGCCAGCTCTGCCCGTGCCCGGCGTGCCAGTCACGTGGCGGCGCAACCCAATGAGCGAGGCCCACGCAGTCCAGACAGCCGCATGCGCTCACAGAGCCGCCGCGGTACGCCGGTGTTAGTGCCCCTCGAAGGTCCGGACCGCAGGGAATAAGGGTTCCCACGGAGCATTGTTTCCGAGCTAGGTCGCGGGAGCGTGTCCTGATTGGCTAGTTCTGGAGGCGGGGAGGGGACCTATTTGAGAGAGGGACCGCTTCCTGAAGCTTGAGGCAGGAAGTTATCTGTTCTTGGGAGTCCTGTGGAGAAAGTCTTCTCTGCCGCACTGGTGACGGCAAGGGCTGGAAGTGGCGGGGTGCCGACCGTCTGTCCACACAGCACCACGGCCGCCTCCTCCAGCCCCGAGCCCGGTGCGGCCGCCCAGGGGGCTCCTCTGGGATCCCTGAAGCGGCTCCGAGGGGCGCGTCCCCAGGCGTCGGTGCCGGCTCGGGGACTGGCTGCGCTCTTGAGCGATCGGGACCGCAGTGGGAAGGACCCCCGCCTCTCCTGGAAGCCCGAGGCCCGGGTCCACAGCGCCCGCCTTGGACCTGGGACCCGACGGAGCCAACACGCTCAGCCCGGGCCCGCCGCAGGCGGGGCTCTGCCTCGTCTCTGACATGTCGCCCACTCTCTCCCACAAGGACAACAGTCGGCAGCGGCGGCCAGGGACTTTCAACCACACTCTGGACATGAAGAGCGGCCCCCTGCCGCCGGGCAGCTGGGAGGACAGCCACCCGGCCTCAGCAGGCGGGGAGGGGGACCGGGAGGCCCTCCTGAGGGACCCCAACCCCGTGGACTTCCCCAAAGCCCCGCGCGGCTGCCGGGCCGAGCTCAGCAGCATTTTGCTGCTGCTGTTCCTCTACGTGCTCCAGGGCATTCCGCTGGGCCTGGCAGGCAGCATCCCGCTCATCCTGCAGAGCAAAAACGTCAGCTACACGGACCAGGCCTTCTTCAGCTTCGTCTTTTGGCCCTTCAGTCTCAAGTTGCTCTGGGCCCCGTTGGTGGACGCGGTCTACTTTAAGAACTTCGGTCGGCGCAAATCCTGGCTGGTCCCTACACAGTACATATTAGGACTCTTCATGATCTACTTGTCCACCCAGGTGGACCGTTTGCTCGGGAATACGGACGGTAGGACCCCCGACGTGGTCACTCTCACCGTGACGTTCTTTTTGTTTGAATTCTTGGCCGCCACTCAGGACATCGCGGTGGATGGCTGGGCATTAACTATGTTATCCCGAGAAAACGTGGGCTATGCTTCCACGTGCAATTCCGTGGGCCAAACCGCTGGCTACTTTTTGggcaatgttttgtttttggccCTTGAATCAGCCGACTTTTGTAACAAATATTTGCGGTTTCAGCCTCAACCAAGGGGAATTGTTACTCTTTCAGGTAGTGTATTTAAACCATTTCGCTGCTAAGTTTATCTTAGGTGTCTGGGTCCCTCGGACAGTGTGTTTGACGTCGCGGGGAAGCTCATTTAATTTGCTGGAAATCTTCGCAGTAGATTACTCGAGGTGTGTTTTCTGTCCGGTTAAAGCGGGCTTTGAAAGTACAATAAAGCCGAACGACTGCTGTACAGCAGTGGTAGTTGATCAGTACCCTACAGTGAATAGGGAGAAGCAACCCAGAAAATAACAAAACTCTCAGTTTAGGGACCCACGGGCACTTGCTTGAGTCTcagatgcacatttttttttttttaaagctagctCGTGGGCTCACATTTTTACCTTTGGGTTTTGTGGGATTGagatttccagctccattcagATCCATCCCCACCCCAGTCTTGTGCCGGTTGACCTCATCTAGCCTTCTGGTGAATGGAGCAGGGTGGTTAATTCATTCACACATCATTGAGTCTCTCATGTGACAGGATTCAAAGGGCCTCCTGTGAATAAGACACAGTCCCTGTGCCAAGGAATGGAGAGATGGTCCATCTGGGGGAGCCTAGAGTTGCCAGCCATTGACTGCCTGCTGGAGTTGGGCATTGCATTGCAGATAGCAGTTATTTTGTTCTTTGCTGGATTTTTTGCTTAGATTTACTTAATCTTTTGAATAGCTGTTTTAGTAACTATGGAATTTGAACTTTTTTCTCCAGTAGATTCTAAAAATAGTTTACTTTTTGATTACCTCTAGCGGGCTTCTATTTTGGGGTTtaaacattttagttttattcttcaaatttttttcagtggattttttttttgggggggggggcaggggacagggtttacactgctaggcaagtgctgtaccactgagctaagtccatTGCTGTAACCAATCATTTTGAGGAACTTAACAAGAAAAAATcatgaaacaaatgaaattgtTTAGATAATTAAAGAAGAGTTAAACATACAGGCACTGTTTAGAAAATCTATTAAAAGGaggcataattttttaaaattttgaatatgttCTGTGATTACAAAGAAGTACTTGAAAAAGTAAATTTAGAACAGAAAAGCTAAGATGAGAGTAGAATCCTTTAGACACAAAGCCTTATTAGGCTGAGATTGGCATTTTTTGTACCTTCAGGGATCCAGGATAATCCTGAACTTAAGAAATAGGCTTTCTGGTTAAAATACCCCTTGGAGTCGCTGCTCAACTCATTCATACAATCAAAGAGCTCCCTGGACACTGAACCTCTAAAGGGAAACAGTCTCTCCTGGAGCAGAAGCATTGGGGTTTCCTGGGGAGCATAGTATAGTTGAGCAAGGGACTGGGCCAGACCTCAGCAGCACTGCTATTTGGGAGGAACCACTTCACCTTTGTattagttattaaaaatacaattcagATTCTTTGGTCAGGTTCCCCCAAATTCTTCTGAGGTGTCCATGTTCAACTGCTTGAGCTTTGTTTTGGCAACCCCCTACCGGAAGTTGCTTATAGGCTGTTCTTCACCTTGTTTCAAGGCTGCAGAGCAGAAAGTAGACTCTGTTTTGAGGAGGTGGAGTtaagtatacatttattttttactgtgacTTGTTCAGGACCACATTTTACAAAATGCCTTGTTTCCTTTATTGTTTCTGGAAAGGAAAGTtctattaaatttgttttgtttgaacatagaataggtttttttaaattatagcttattttgaaaatttttgagtTTAATTCAAATATGCCAATACCTTTCAAAGTAAGGTAATATTCAGAGacaattgttctgatcagatGGCTTAGAGAAATTTCTGGAATATTCACATTCAAGATTCCTTATTAATGAATGTCTGACGTAAATTTAACCAAAAACTGCAACATTATTCTTTgtacattttcattatatagtGTCAACAAGCTTAGTtgcaaataaaatacttaagctatttgttaaaaaaaaaaaaaaagaaagaaagaaataggcttTCTGGTTTTCAAGAATCCTTAGAGGCAAAGAGAGACCTTTCAAGCTGCAAGAAATGATGAAAGTAATCCAGAAGAACGTAAAGTTTTATTACTTGAAAAGTTcatatatttcattcttttatatatatatatatataaatatatatatatatatggaaatatatatgGAAACTGAAGTCAACTGATTAGAGATAGACATGTACTGGTAGTTTGTTTTCTGAGTCCTTATCTGGTGCTTTTCCTATAGTTGGTAGGATAGGCATTAGGAAAAACCTTGAAACCTAAACATAATCATTTGCTGACTGGACGTTCCTACCAGAGAAAAGCAACACTGTAATTCCTGATGTCTAAACACTGTAAGTCCTGATGTCTAAACAACCTGCTGTGGAGTGCCTTATTCCAGAAATGACAGATTGAagtttttgtgttaattttttttaactgtctaGGCCATTTACTCAGCACTAAATGCCAGTTTGGTGCTATCCAGGTGGTAGGTGTTATGATTTAATAAACCCCGGGAATTTTCTGTTCCCAAGGAACTCAGTTTATAGTGAAGATTTGTGAACCAAAATGATGAAGTGGGTAAATGGATAATGTAAATGAGTCAACTGAGTTGGTGCGAGAGTTTATGAATTGGAGGGGACAATGATGACATGAAAACCCATGCCCCTATAAAGGTAAGAGTTTCAATTCCAATAAATTGTTTTCTTGTGGCAGTAGGATCCCAGGATTACTAgatcttatatatatattcaagaaaagCTGGAAATTCCCTTTATGCAACTAGGCCTTCTTTTTAGAATTGAGGCAGGACTAATTGGCCCATTACTAAATAGACCAGTTATATATATGGAAGTACATCATTTAGCATCCACATCTAAGGTTAAAACCTTAccttatgggctggggatgtggctcaagcggtagcgcgcttgcctagcatgcgtgcggcccgggttcgatcctcagcaccacatacaaacaaagatgttgtgtccgccgaaaactaagaaaaaataaataaatattgaaattctctctctctgtgcccctctctctctctcactctctctttaaaaataaataaataaataaaaaaacaaccttACCTTATGTTctcaaaaaggtaaaaatatacaaatggagaACAGATCTGTAGTTTTTAGCTTAGGGTTGTGGGTGGGGAGAAGTTAGGTAAGTATTAATGGATAGCATGAGGGAGTTTGGGAGGTGATGAAATTgtatctcccccaccccccatactggggaatgaacctaggggtactgtacactgagctacatcccagccttggtttttatgttttttgtttttggtattttgagacaggagtggggtgggggtggtgtctgtaaattgtccaggctgaactcctacttgtgattctcctacctcagcctctgaggTAGCTAGATTATGGTtgtgcaccactatacctggcCTCTTCTGTATCTTGATTATGGTGGTAGTGATTTGAAATCTCTGCATGTGTTAAAACTCACACAGCTAAACACCTAAAAGTTCAatctttaagttatttatttatttatttgggaccgggaattgaactcatgggcactggaccactgaaccacatccccagccctattttgtattttatttagaggcagggtgtcactgagtttcttagtgctgaggctggctttgaactcatgatccacctgcttcagccttccaagcctctagtattacatgcatgcaccactgcgcctggcaaaAGTTCAACTTTAATGTATAACAGTttaaaagtaacatttattttttaaaacatttagaaaacaaTTCATTATCTTAAAAGCTAATGTCATTCAAAGTATGATGATATAAAACTCTTGTGTTTAGCTCCCTTTTTGTCTTCAATGGAACAAGGTAATCAATCTGGTGGATCTTTTTGAACTTATTTTCAAATCTTGGGGCCTAAGTGGTAAAGTGAGATAAATGGAGGAGTGCTGGGGTTAGACTCAGGGGAAATTAGATATTAGAAACCAAAAATCCACACCCAGAAGGAAagtcttaaaactttttttgtttaaatacaaagaaaagaagaaatgatattgtgtgttttctttttcttttttttttttgatttttaaaaaatattttattcatttattttttagagag
This window of the Ictidomys tridecemlineatus isolate mIctTri1 chromosome 3, mIctTri1.hap1, whole genome shotgun sequence genome carries:
- the Slc33a1 gene encoding acetyl-coenzyme A transporter 1 isoform X2 is translated as MSPTLSHKDNSRQRRPGTFNHTLDMKSGPLPPGSWEDSHPASAGGEGDREALLRDPNPVDFPKAPRGCRAELSSILLLLFLYVLQGIPLGLAGSIPLILQSKNVSYTDQAFFSFVFWPFSLKLLWAPLVDAVYFKNFGRRKSWLVPTQYILGLFMIYLSTQVDRLLGNTDGRTPDVVTLTVTFFLFEFLAATQDIAVDGWALTMLSRENVGYASTCNSVGQTAGYFLGNVLFLALESADFCNKYLRFQPQPRGIVTLSDWFFSSRCSNWTEIGRRGSTQRTFSSTGSSNGSFTDNIASDYQQIYCRSTTTKCILQGHALQITLYSMYVSIMAFNAKVSDPLIGGTYMTLLNTVSNLGGNWPSTVALWLVDPLTVKECVGASNQNCRTPDAVELCKKLGGSCVTTLDGYYVESVICVLIGFGWWFFLGPKFKKLQDEAPSSWKCKRGN